In Azospirillum thiophilum, the DNA window AGAAGCTGGTGCTGAAGGTGGGGGACGACGCCTGCGATCCGCGCCAGGCGGTCGCCGTCGCCAACCAGTTCGTACGCGAACAGGTTGCGGCGGTCGTCGGCCATCTCTGCTCCGGCGCCAGCATTCCGGCGGCCGACGTCTACCAGGAGGAAGGGATGGTGATGGTCACCCCGACCGCCACCAACCCGCTGCTGACCGCCAAGGGCCATCCGAACATCTTCCGCGTCTGCGGCCGTGACGACCAGCAGGGCGTGGTGGCCGGCACCTATCTGGCCGAGACCTTCAAGGGCAAGAACATCGCGGTGCTGGATGACAAGCAGGCCTATGGCAAGGGCTTGGCCGACGTGGTGGTCGAGACGCTGGCGAAGGCCGGCGGCAAGGTCGCCTACCGCGGGTCGGTGACGGCCGGCGAGCGCGACTTCTCCGCCCTGGTCACCAGCCTGAAGGACAAGGGCGTCGAGGCGGTCTATTACGGCGGCTACCATCCCGAACTGGGCCTGATCGTGCGTCAGGCGCAGGAACAGGGGCTGAAGCCGCAGTTCATCGCCGGCGACGGGCTGAACAACCAGGAATACTGGTCGATCACCGGTCCGGCCGGCGAGGGCACGCTCTACACCGACAGCCCGTCGGCGGCCAGCGATCCCAAGGCGCAGGAACTGATCGCGTCCTTCAAGACGGCCGGCCTGCCCGAGCCGGGCAACTTCGCCTTCTACAGCTATGCCGCGGTCCAGGTGATCGCCCAGGGTCTGCAGAAGGCCGGCAGCGTCAACGGGACCAAGCTGGCCGCGGCCCTGCATTCCGGCAGCCACGAGACGGTGGTCGGCCCGGTGGAGTTCGACAAGAAGGGCGACATCACCAAGCCGAACTACGTCATGTATGTCTGGAGCAACGGCAAGCCGGAGATGGTCGCCCGCAAGTGACCGCTTCCCGGGCGGGCGGGGCGGCTGCGGCCGCTCCGCCGGCCGGGCACCGGGGAAGAGCAGGCGAAGGGGCAGGCGAAGGGTTGATTGCGGGATGGCGGCCCCAACCTCTATCCTCGGGAAAGCCGGCTTGGTCGGCCAATTCGGGAAGGGCTGCCGCATGTACATCGCGATGAACCGTTTCAAGGTCCGCCATGGGGCCGAGCAGGAGTTCGAGGAGGCCTGGCTGAACCGGGAGGTTCATCTGCACAAGGTGCCGGGCTTCGTCGAGTTTCACATGCTGCGCGGGCCGGACCGGGACGACTTCCGGCTCTATTCCTCGCACACGGTGTGGGAATCCGAAGACGCGTTCCAGGGCTGGACCCGGTCGGAAGCCTTCCGCAGCGCCCACGGCAACGCCGGCGCGCGCAAGCCGCTCTATGTCGGCCCGCCGGAGTTCGAGGGGTTCGAGGTCATCCAGACCGTGCAGCGCGACCCGAACGCCTGACTGCGATACGCCCTTTCCACCCGCCGGGAAGAAATCCATGCTGGAACTGGTCATCGAGCAGCGCCGAAAGAGCCTCGGCGGATTCGAGGTCGGACGTGTGCTGCCCTTCGTGCAGCGGCGGATGGTCGGCCCCTTCGTGTTCTTCGACCATATGGGGCCGGTCGATTTCGAGGCCGGCCTGCCCCGGGACGTCGACGTGCGTCCCCATCCGCATATCGGCCTGTCCACCGTGACCTACCTGTTCGACGGCGAGATCATGCACCGCGACAGCGTGGGATCGCAGCAGGCGATCCGACCGGGCGAGGTGAACTGGATGACCGCCGGGCGCGGCATCACCCATTCCGAACGCTTCGAGCGCGCCCGGCTGGAAGGCGGACGGATGCACGGCATCCAGGCCTGGGTCGCCCTGCCCGAAGCCGACGAGGAGACGGACCCCGCCTTCAGTCATTATGGCACTGGCGACCTGCCGGTCTTCGAGGATGGCGCGGTCCGCGGCCGGCTGGTGGCCGGCGAGGCCTTTGGGGCCAAGGCCGGGGTGAAGACCCACTCGCCGCTGTTCTACATCCATTGGGATCTCGCCCCCGGCGCCCGGGTGGAGCTTCCGGCGGACGGGTGGGAGCGCGCGGCCTATGTGGCGGCAGGGTCGGTCGAGGTGGACGGGCAGCGGCTCGAGGCCGGACGCATGGCGGTCTTCGCCCCCGGCCATCCGGCGGTGCTGACCGCCGCCGAGCAGTCGGTCGTGATGGCCATCGGCGGCGAACCGCTGGGCCGCCGCTTCATCGACTGGAACTTCGTGTCGTCCAGCAAGGAGCGGATCGAACAGGCCAAGGCCGATTGGCGGGCCGGCCGGATGAAGCTGCCGGACCTCGACGACGGGGAGTTCATTCCGCTGCCGGAAATGCCGAAGCCGCCGGCGAACCCGATGTCGTGAGAGGCCGATGTCGTGAGAGGTCGATGTCCTGCGGGAGGGCGCCCGGTCAGCGCTCCCGCTTCCACCAGGACCTGGCCGCGACCGCGACCGGGACCGACAGGGCGACCCAGGACACGGCATCCACCAGCCCGTCATCCAGCAGGGCGGACACCAGCCCGGCGATGGTGACCAGCGCGATCGCGGTGGGAAAGCCGAAGATCGCGCCCAGGGGCAGGGAAGCGCGCGCCTTCATTCCGCGGCCTCCCTTGCATCGGAGCGGAAGCCGGGGGCGGTGGCGGCGTGCTCCTGGCTGCCGCGGCGGCGGGCGACCCACAGATAGAGGCCGCTGCCGAGGATGACGATGGTCAGCACGTCCAGAACCGCCCACAGGATCTTCATCGGCATCCCGCCGTAATCGCCGAAATGCAGCGGCTGCGACAGGCGCAGCGCCAGCATGTACCAGGGCATGGAGCGCATGTCGGTGAAGGCCCCGGTCTCGGCGTCGATCAGGGCGGGGGTGAGGATCTGGCGGGTCGCCGGGGTGGCCCCCTTCAACCAGACCGCGTAATGGTGGTTGCTGGAAAAGCGCACGCCGGGAAAGGCGATGAATTGCGGGCGCATGCCCGGAGCTGCCTCCATCGCGGTGCGGACGGCGGCGTCGACGGAGGAGAAGCGCTCGGGCACCGGCTTGCCCTCGTAGGGGGCGATCATCGCGGCAAGCTCGTTGGCACGCCAGTAGGCGACCAGCGGGACCGACAGGGTGTTGATGACGCCCGTCAGGCCGACCACCGCCACCCACATCAGCGTGACGATGCCCAGCATGTTGTGCAGGTCGAGCCATTTCAGCCGCGTGCTGCGCCCGGCCCGGACCGTGCCGAAGGACAGCTTGCGCATGAAGGGAGCGTAGACCACCACGCCCGACAGCGTGGCGACGAACAGCAGGAAGCCCATGAATCCCAGGAACAACTCCCCCGGCAGGCCGGCGAACATGTCGACATGCAGGCGCAGCATCACATGCATGAAGCCGCCGTCTTCGTTGAGGTCGCCCAGGATCCTGGTGGTGCGCTGGTCGATGGCGGAGATGTGCATCTGCGACACCGGTGACCGTGCGGCCGGGCCGGTGGTGACGTTCACCACCGGCCGGTCCTCGTCGAAGCTGAGGAACAGCGGCCGTTCGCCGGGGTAGGTCGCGAGCGCCGACGCAACCGCCTCGTCCAACGTCTTCAGCGGGGTATCGGCCGGCATGTGCGGCAGGTTGTCCTCCGCCGTCAGCGCCTCGATCTCGTCATGGAAGATCAGCGGCAGGCCGGTCAGGCACAGCAGCAGCATGAAGACCGTGCAGACCAGGCTGGTCCATTTGTGGATCAGGGTCCAGATCCGGATGGTTCGGTTGGTCATCGCGCGTTCCTCATGCGTCCGTCATGCCCCCGGCTGATCGGTGGCGGATTGGCGGCGGATCAGAAATCCACCGACACCGACAGCTTCGCCGTCAGCGGGTTGCCCTGGGTCAGGTAGCCGCCGAAGGCCGACGCCCAATAGGCCTTGTCGGTCACGTTCTCCACCGCCGCCCGGAAGGTGACCGGACGGTTCTGGATATCGGTGATCATCCGCGCGCCGACGTCGAAGCGGGTCCAACTGGGGATCTTCAGCGTGTTGGCGGTGTTGACGTACTGCTCGCCGGTGTGGATCACGCGGCCGGTCAGCGTCACCGTCGGGAAGGAGGCCGGCAGGAAGGGCAGGTCCCATTCGACGTTGGCGTTGAACTGGTGGCGTGGCACGCCGACGGCGTCGTTGCCCTCGGTCGCCGTGTTGCCGGTGTCGCTCAGCTCCGGATCGATGAAGGTGGCGCCGCCCAGCAGGCGTACGCCCTGCACCGGCTCGCCGTACAGCATCAGCTCGATGCCGCGGTTGCGCTGCTCGCCCGACACGCTGTAGATGCGGGTGGCCGCGTCGGTGACGCCGCTGGGCTGGGTGGTCTGGAACAGCGACAGCGAGCCGCCGAAGCTGCCGAAATCCAGCTTGCCGCCGACCTCGTACTGGACCGAGCGGTAGGGT includes these proteins:
- a CDS encoding branched-chain amino acid ABC transporter substrate-binding protein, whose translation is MRLTAISFVSATALLAGFGTAQADIVIGLGTATTGPVAALGEQSVYGARQAVADINAKGGVLGQKLVLKVGDDACDPRQAVAVANQFVREQVAAVVGHLCSGASIPAADVYQEEGMVMVTPTATNPLLTAKGHPNIFRVCGRDDQQGVVAGTYLAETFKGKNIAVLDDKQAYGKGLADVVVETLAKAGGKVAYRGSVTAGERDFSALVTSLKDKGVEAVYYGGYHPELGLIVRQAQEQGLKPQFIAGDGLNNQEYWSITGPAGEGTLYTDSPSAASDPKAQELIASFKTAGLPEPGNFAFYSYAAVQVIAQGLQKAGSVNGTKLAAALHSGSHETVVGPVEFDKKGDITKPNYVMYVWSNGKPEMVARK
- a CDS encoding antibiotic biosynthesis monooxygenase family protein, whose protein sequence is MYIAMNRFKVRHGAEQEFEEAWLNREVHLHKVPGFVEFHMLRGPDRDDFRLYSSHTVWESEDAFQGWTRSEAFRSAHGNAGARKPLYVGPPEFEGFEVIQTVQRDPNA
- a CDS encoding pirin family protein, translated to MLELVIEQRRKSLGGFEVGRVLPFVQRRMVGPFVFFDHMGPVDFEAGLPRDVDVRPHPHIGLSTVTYLFDGEIMHRDSVGSQQAIRPGEVNWMTAGRGITHSERFERARLEGGRMHGIQAWVALPEADEETDPAFSHYGTGDLPVFEDGAVRGRLVAGEAFGAKAGVKTHSPLFYIHWDLAPGARVELPADGWERAAYVAAGSVEVDGQRLEAGRMAVFAPGHPAVLTAAEQSVVMAIGGEPLGRRFIDWNFVSSSKERIEQAKADWRAGRMKLPDLDDGEFIPLPEMPKPPANPMS
- a CDS encoding PepSY-associated TM helix domain-containing protein, whose product is MTNRTIRIWTLIHKWTSLVCTVFMLLLCLTGLPLIFHDEIEALTAEDNLPHMPADTPLKTLDEAVASALATYPGERPLFLSFDEDRPVVNVTTGPAARSPVSQMHISAIDQRTTRILGDLNEDGGFMHVMLRLHVDMFAGLPGELFLGFMGFLLFVATLSGVVVYAPFMRKLSFGTVRAGRSTRLKWLDLHNMLGIVTLMWVAVVGLTGVINTLSVPLVAYWRANELAAMIAPYEGKPVPERFSSVDAAVRTAMEAAPGMRPQFIAFPGVRFSSNHHYAVWLKGATPATRQILTPALIDAETGAFTDMRSMPWYMLALRLSQPLHFGDYGGMPMKILWAVLDVLTIVILGSGLYLWVARRRGSQEHAATAPGFRSDAREAAE